GATAGCGCAGGAGGTAGCTCTGTATCTGTCTGATGACGGTGATATGCTCGCTCTCGGCCGCATCGCCTAGCTCGTTCATATCGCCGAGGATAAGCATGCGGTTGAGTCCCTGCGAGTCCATCGTGAAGTAGCTACTGAGTGCCACCTCCATGCTAGAGGGGTTGGCGTTGTAGCAGTCGAGGATGACTCGGTTGCCCTGCGCCGTCGGGGGAAGGACTTGCGACCGCTCATTGTGTGGCTGGTAGTTGGTCACAGCCTCATTGATCGTCTTCGGGTCTAAGCCGAAGTGTAGCCCTACGGTGATGGCTGCTAATATGTTGTTGAGGTTGTAGTCGCCGACTAGCTTTGTCGCTAGCTGGTAGCTCTCGCCAGTCTCCTGGTCACGCCACTCTATCTTGAGCAGTCCAGACTCATCAGTGGGGAGTACGGAGCCCGTGATGCGTGGTGACGTGGTGCCATTGTAGTAGACCGTGGGCAGCCCATTGAGGTTGCTGATGAGCGTCTTGTCCTCGCCATTGCAGAAGGCTTGTCCGTCATGCTCTCGCAGATAAGCGTACAGTTCGCTCTTAGCCTTGACCACCCCCTCGGGCGTGCCAAAGCCTGAGAGATGAGCCCGCCCTACATTCGTAATGATACCGTACTGCGGCTGTGCCAGCTTGCAGAGAGAAGCTATGTCTCCGATGTGCGAAGCGCCGAGCTCGACGATGACAAACTGATGCTCGGGGCGAACTTGTAACAGGGTAAGCGGGACACCTATCTCGTTATTGTAGTTGCCCTGCGTGGCATGCACCCGATACTTGGCGGACAAGACCGCAGCGACCAGCTCCTTGGTGGTCGTCTTGCCATTGGTCCCTGTGATCGCTATGAAGGTCGCCTCGGACTTCG
The sequence above is a segment of the Porphyromonas vaginalis genome. Coding sequences within it:
- a CDS encoding UDP-N-acetylmuramoyl-tripeptide--D-alanyl-D-alanine ligase — encoded protein: MRQSADINHIYDLLLQSDGICTDTRHLRPDSLFVSLRGAHFDGNRFAVDALKQGCKYALVDDLSYIDEVEEADLRERLIYYKDGGFEALHELALLHRAKSEATFIAITGTNGKTTTKELVAAVLSAKYRVHATQGNYNNEIGVPLTLLQVRPEHQFVIVELGASHIGDIASLCKLAQPQYGIITNVGRAHLSGFGTPEGVVKAKSELYAYLREHDGQAFCNGEDKTLISNLNGLPTVYYNGTTSPRITGSVLPTDESGLLKIEWRDQETGESYQLATKLVGDYNLNNILAAITVGLHFGLDPKTINEAVTNYQPHNERSQVLPPTAQGNRVILDCYNANPSSMEVALSSYFTMDSQGLNRMLILGDMNELGDAAESEHITVIRQIQSYLLRYPKMVTYFCGPNFFALQARYGSEHFIFFPSATALKQYFTRHQPQHSFILIKGSNSHHLSSIAELC